The Terriglobus sp. TAA 43 sequence AAGGCTACGCAGCAGATATCTCGCGCACCTTTGTCTACGGCACACCGTCTGACAAGATGAAGCGCGTCTTCGACACCGTGCATAAAGCGCAGGCAGCTGCACGCGACGCCGCGAAGGCAGGCAACGAATGCCAATCTGTAGACAAGGCTGCACGCGACATCATCACCGCCGCGGGCTTCGGCCCGGATTACAAGACGTTCACACATCGCCTCGGCCACGGCATCGGTATGGACGGCCATGAATGGCCTTATCTCGTCCGCGGCAACAAAACCATCCTTGAAACCGGCATGTGCTTCAGCGACGAACCGGGTATCTATCTACCGAATGAATTTGGTGTGCGCCTGGAAGACTGCATGCACATCACGCCCGAAGGCGGAGTTTTATTTACACCGCAGAGCCCATCTCTCACAGCGCCGTTTGCTGTCTAAACCACGGCGGTTGTTGAATTGTAATGTCATACTTTCCGCATCGCTTTCGCGTAGGCTTGTACGTGCGTGATAATGAGTGACATGCGCCGCCTCGTGCCGCGAACGTTTTTCGGCCAGCTTGTGCTTGGAATCATCCTTGCACAGACGCTTGTGCTCAGCGGCTACCTCTACTATGTCGTTGTCAGTACAAGGCAGGCATCACGAAAGAGCCTGGAAGCGCGCATCGCCAGCCAGATCGATCGTTTGGCCGCCGCCTGCACGGAGCGGATTCGGCGGGGCGATAACGAGGGCCTCCGTGAACTACTGGAACTTGCCGAGATCGCGCCGAGCATCCAGTCCACTCGGTTGACAGATCTCAGCGGCAATACAGTCGCCGCCAGTAAGGGCGGCGCGAATCGCGATCTGGACGAAGACGAACGCAAAGTTCTGCCTACCATCACAGGGCAGCACATCTTCCGTTCCAGGAGGGGGCAGGTAGAGGCGGTCACACCGTTGCTGGAAAATGGCAAACCGGTGGCATTGCTGTGGCTCGAGCCCAACCCCGCCGCTGGAGGGAGCACGGTCAATACAATCGCGCGTATTGCGCTGACATATGGTGCTCTGGCTCTGCTCGCCAATCTATTACCCATTTTTCTGATCGTCCGTCGGATGACCAAGCCCATTCGCAGGCTCAGCACGGCGACGCACGGCGTATTGCGCGGCACTCTGCCGAATCCTGAGTTTCCATTGCCCGTCACGGGACGGAATGAAGCCGGCGTGCTGACCGAAAACTTCAACACTATGGTGCGCGAACTGGAAGAGCAGCGCAGTGGTCTTCTGGAAACATTGGCACTGCTTGATTCCATGTTGGGGAACGCACCGATTGGCTTCGCCTTTCTTGACGCGGAGTTCCAAATCGTGCGCCAGAACGACTTCTTCTCTGTCATGTTCGCCACCCAGGATGCGGATGGCGGTATTCTCGCCGGTTCCTTAGCGAGAGAGGTGCAGGCTCGCGTTGCAGAGGTATTCAAAACGGGGCAGGGCATTCGCAATCTTGAACTGCAGGACGGCCGCGAGGATTCGCAACGTGCATGGCTGATGCAGTTTTATCCCGTACGAACAGCCAGCGACAGTGTGCGTTGGGTAGGCGTTGTGGGCAGTGAAATTACCGAACGCCTGAAGGCGGAAGAAACGCTCCGTCGTACGGAAAAACTGGCTGCCGCTGGTCGTCTGGCGGCCAGCGTCGCGCATGAGATCAATAACCCGCTGGAATCCGTTACCAACCTTCTGTACATCCTCCGAAATCATCAACCCATGGATGGTAGCGCGGTGGGATTCATCGAAATGGCGCAGGAGGAGCTTGCGCGCGTGGCACAGGTCACGCAACAGACATTGCGTTTCTACAGGCAGTCAGTGTCGCGTGCACGGGTTGATCTGAATGAGATTGTGGATTCCGTACTTGCGCTTTATCAGCCTCGCCTGCTGCGCGCCAATATCAATGTCCTGCGCGAAACCCGAGGAGATGCTTCCCTGGTGTGCTTTGCCGGGGAGATGCGTCAGCTTCTGGCGAACCTAGTGGCAAATTCTTTGGATGCCATGTCCGGCGGCGGCACATTGTCCGTACGGATTCGCCGGACTTCCTATCCGTCCGGTGGTGTTTTGCTTACGGTTGCCGATACTGGCCACGGCATGTCTCCGGAGACAGCGCGCAAAATCTTTGAAGCCTTCTTTACCACCAAGCACGCTACTGGCACGGGGCTTGGTCTTTGGGTCAGCGAAGAGATCATTCGTAAGCATCGTGGATTAGTGCGACTTCGAACCCGTGAAGGAGAGCGTTCCGGAACATGCTTCGTCATGTTTTTTCCGGACGTATCAGAGGAAGAATTGATCGACGGCGAACAGGACACGCCGTCAGCAGACACCGTCTCGGTAAACTGAACCCACATCGAAAAAGAACAAAGGGCCAGCATTTGCTGGCCCTTTGTTCATCACAGTAGTTGTCTCTAAAGATCGAGCGGAGCATTCTCAATTGCGCGTCGAACGTTACCATCCGACTTCTGCAGGCGGCGAACGGCTTCCATCTTATCGACGTTTGCCTTGAGCATCACCACTGCAATCGGAATGGATTTTCCAGCAGACTTGATCGTGCGAATCGCTGTTTCACGATCAACGCCGGTGACACGCTGCAGCACGTTGATACCGCGCTCCACCAGCTTTTCATTCTTCATATGTACGTTCACCATCAGGTTGTCGTACACATATCCGAGCCGAGTCATTGCACCCGTAGTGATCATGTTGGTGATCATCTTCTGCGCGGTCGACGCCTTAAGGCGTGTGGATCCGCTGATGACCTCCGGTCCGACTTCGGCCACCATGCAGATGTCGGCAGCATCCGCCAATCGCGTGCCCTGATTGCAGACAATAGCCGCGGTCTGGGCGCCTCGCAGGCGCGCATACTCCACGGCTCCGACAACGTACGGAGTACGCCCGGAAGCGGAAATACCGATCACAATGTCTTTGCGGGTGGGGCGGCGCTTGGCGATGTCACGCTGGCCCATGTCAGGCGAGTCTTCATTTACGTCTGCTGCGCTGGCAAGTGCCTTGGGGCCGCCACACATAATGTACTGCACCTGTGCGGGCTGTGTTGAGAAGGTGGCCGGACATTCCGCCGCATCCAGCGAAGCGATGCGCCCCGATGAACCCGCACCCACGTAAATAAGTCGCCCACCGTCGCGAAGACAGCGCGCCACCACATCGATGACCTGCGCTATTTCCGGGAGCGCCTTCTTCACCGCTGCGGCGACTTTCGCGTCTTCCGCATTGATGATGCGCGCAATCTCAAGGGCTGACTTGGTGTCGAACCCCTCGGAAGCTTCATTTTGTCGCTCGGTGGCCAGAGAGCGGATGCCCTGCTTATCTTGCAGGGCCGTTTTGTTTTGTTCTTCGATCATGAGTGCAGGCATGGATCTTCTATGTCCTTCGCCATCGTCATTCTAGTCCAAGCTGTTTCGATGCCGAGGAAAACCTTTCAGATATCTGCTTATAAGCCCGGGACTGTGACTATTGTGGCACCCCGCCCGTCTTATACAGTGGTAGAAGGGCAATGAACGACACCGAGCAGCAGAACGTGGAAGAGACAACTCCGGTACGCAAAGCCGTCTCCTGGGCGTGGTTGAGAGACGTATTAGCCTCCGTCGCAGTCTCAGTGTTTATCATTCTGTTTCTTTACCAGCCGGTCCGTGTAGAAGGCACCAGCATGGTGCCCATGTTGCAGGATCAGGATCGCCTGTTCATCAACAAACTGGCCTATCACGTGGGCGAAATCCACCCCAGCGATGTGGTTGTCTTCCACTATCCCCGCGACCTCACCAAGAGCTATATCAAACGAGTCATTGCGCTTCCGGGCGACCGTTTGCGCATTGAGCATGGTCGCGTGTTCGTGAATGACAAGCAACTCAAAGAGCCTTATGTCCCCGT is a genomic window containing:
- a CDS encoding PAS domain-containing sensor histidine kinase; this translates as MRRLVPRTFFGQLVLGIILAQTLVLSGYLYYVVVSTRQASRKSLEARIASQIDRLAAACTERIRRGDNEGLRELLELAEIAPSIQSTRLTDLSGNTVAASKGGANRDLDEDERKVLPTITGQHIFRSRRGQVEAVTPLLENGKPVALLWLEPNPAAGGSTVNTIARIALTYGALALLANLLPIFLIVRRMTKPIRRLSTATHGVLRGTLPNPEFPLPVTGRNEAGVLTENFNTMVRELEEQRSGLLETLALLDSMLGNAPIGFAFLDAEFQIVRQNDFFSVMFATQDADGGILAGSLAREVQARVAEVFKTGQGIRNLELQDGREDSQRAWLMQFYPVRTASDSVRWVGVVGSEITERLKAEETLRRTEKLAAAGRLAASVAHEINNPLESVTNLLYILRNHQPMDGSAVGFIEMAQEELARVAQVTQQTLRFYRQSVSRARVDLNEIVDSVLALYQPRLLRANINVLRETRGDASLVCFAGEMRQLLANLVANSLDAMSGGGTLSVRIRRTSYPSGGVLLTVADTGHGMSPETARKIFEAFFTTKHATGTGLGLWVSEEIIRKHRGLVRLRTREGERSGTCFVMFFPDVSEEELIDGEQDTPSADTVSVN
- the murQ gene encoding N-acetylmuramic acid 6-phosphate etherase; translation: MPALMIEEQNKTALQDKQGIRSLATERQNEASEGFDTKSALEIARIINAEDAKVAAAVKKALPEIAQVIDVVARCLRDGGRLIYVGAGSSGRIASLDAAECPATFSTQPAQVQYIMCGGPKALASAADVNEDSPDMGQRDIAKRRPTRKDIVIGISASGRTPYVVGAVEYARLRGAQTAAIVCNQGTRLADAADICMVAEVGPEVISGSTRLKASTAQKMITNMITTGAMTRLGYVYDNLMVNVHMKNEKLVERGINVLQRVTGVDRETAIRTIKSAGKSIPIAVVMLKANVDKMEAVRRLQKSDGNVRRAIENAPLDL
- the lepB gene encoding signal peptidase I, with translation MNDTEQQNVEETTPVRKAVSWAWLRDVLASVAVSVFIILFLYQPVRVEGTSMVPMLQDQDRLFINKLAYHVGEIHPSDVVVFHYPRDLTKSYIKRVIALPGDRLRIEHGRVFVNDKQLKEPYVPVRFADERSQPEMTIPANEYFVMGDHRSISSDSRDFGPVDRTLIYGKASFVYWPFDQAGVVH